In Clostridiales bacterium, the following proteins share a genomic window:
- a CDS encoding polyribonucleotide nucleotidyltransferase, producing MVHNFELEIAGRKLSAETGKVGMLSNGAVVVEYGETAVLVNANASEEPREGVDFFPLSIEYEERLYSVGKIPGGFVKREGKPTEKAILSARAIDRPIRPLFPKGYRNDVQVICTVMSVDPDNEPDILAINGASLALSISNIPFEGPVAAVVVGYIDGQFILNPTAAEREKSLLHLTVVSTKERVIMIEAGAKEIDEDTMYKAIMFGFEKDQAIIKFQEDIVSEVGKEKIVPEIHHVEDEIDKAVREYAKDSVDEVMHIQDRIQREQKTDEMKQDVFEHFAEAFPEKEADMDEVLYNMMKESLRKMALNENKRIDGRAFSEVRPISCEVGVLPRTHGTGLFTRGLTQVLTVATLGAIGDAQMLEGLGNEEFKRYIHHYNFPPYSTGEVRVLRGPGRREIGHGALAERALEPVIPSEAEFPYTIRLVSEVLSSNGSTSQASVCGSTLSLMDAGVPIKAPVAGVAMGMISNDDLSEFKILTDIQGAEDFFGDMDFKVAGTAKGITAIQVDTKIHGLTGDVISETLKRAREGRVFILGKMNECISEPRKELSKYAPKIITTTIDPDKIRDVIGPGGKIINKIIADTDVKIDIQDDGRIFICAQDAKSGEKALKIIHGLTHEVQPGEVYLGKVNRIVPFGAFVEILPGKEGLVHISKLDFGRVNKVEDVVNIGDEILVKVTDIDNQGRINLSRRDALKDKERKEKQEKDKQKGF from the coding sequence TTGGTACATAATTTTGAATTAGAAATTGCAGGAAGAAAATTATCAGCGGAAACAGGAAAAGTCGGAATGCTTTCAAACGGAGCCGTTGTTGTAGAATATGGTGAAACAGCCGTTCTGGTAAATGCAAACGCCTCTGAGGAACCAAGAGAAGGGGTCGATTTCTTTCCGCTCAGCATTGAATACGAGGAAAGGTTATATTCAGTGGGGAAAATACCCGGTGGATTTGTTAAAAGAGAGGGTAAGCCTACGGAGAAGGCTATACTTTCAGCAAGAGCAATAGATAGGCCAATAAGGCCTCTTTTCCCGAAGGGATATAGAAACGACGTACAGGTCATCTGTACCGTTATGTCTGTTGATCCCGACAATGAACCGGATATATTGGCCATCAATGGCGCATCCCTTGCACTTAGCATTTCGAATATCCCGTTTGAAGGGCCTGTAGCCGCGGTGGTAGTAGGATATATAGATGGACAGTTTATTTTAAATCCGACAGCTGCCGAGAGGGAAAAAAGCCTGCTGCATCTGACAGTAGTTTCGACTAAAGAAAGGGTAATTATGATCGAAGCAGGTGCAAAGGAAATAGATGAAGATACGATGTATAAGGCAATAATGTTCGGATTTGAGAAGGATCAGGCAATAATAAAGTTCCAGGAAGATATAGTAAGTGAGGTTGGGAAAGAAAAGATTGTTCCGGAAATTCATCATGTCGAAGATGAAATAGATAAAGCCGTAAGGGAGTATGCAAAAGATTCTGTAGATGAGGTTATGCATATTCAAGATAGGATTCAAAGGGAACAAAAGACAGATGAGATGAAGCAAGACGTATTTGAACATTTTGCAGAGGCTTTTCCTGAAAAGGAAGCCGATATGGATGAAGTCTTATATAACATGATGAAAGAATCTTTGAGAAAAATGGCTCTCAATGAAAACAAAAGGATAGACGGAAGGGCCTTTAGCGAGGTAAGGCCTATCAGTTGTGAGGTTGGAGTGCTTCCAAGGACCCATGGTACCGGGCTATTCACGAGAGGCTTGACTCAGGTTCTTACGGTGGCTACCCTTGGTGCCATAGGGGATGCCCAGATGCTTGAGGGGTTGGGAAACGAGGAGTTTAAAAGATATATACATCATTATAATTTTCCGCCTTATTCTACAGGCGAAGTAAGAGTTTTAAGAGGGCCGGGAAGAAGAGAGATCGGCCATGGAGCTCTGGCGGAAAGAGCATTGGAGCCTGTGATTCCAAGCGAGGCAGAATTTCCTTATACTATCCGTCTCGTTTCTGAAGTTTTAAGTTCAAATGGTTCCACTTCCCAGGCAAGTGTATGTGGAAGCACACTGTCATTGATGGATGCAGGCGTGCCTATTAAAGCTCCTGTTGCCGGCGTAGCCATGGGTATGATATCCAATGATGATTTGAGCGAGTTTAAAATACTTACGGATATTCAAGGCGCTGAGGATTTCTTCGGAGACATGGATTTCAAGGTTGCAGGTACGGCAAAGGGAATAACGGCAATACAGGTGGATACAAAAATACACGGCCTTACAGGCGATGTTATAAGTGAAACATTGAAAAGGGCAAGAGAAGGAAGAGTATTCATACTTGGCAAGATGAACGAATGCATAAGCGAACCGAGAAAGGAACTTTCAAAATATGCTCCTAAGATTATTACAACCACTATAGATCCTGACAAAATAAGGGATGTTATAGGTCCGGGCGGAAAAATAATAAACAAGATCATAGCTGATACGGACGTTAAAATAGATATCCAGGATGATGGAAGGATATTTATTTGCGCACAGGATGCCAAATCCGGTGAAAAGGCTTTAAAGATAATACATGGATTAACCCATGAAGTGCAGCCTGGAGAAGTTTATTTAGGGAAAGTGAACAGGATTGTTCCATTCGGCGCATTCGTAGAAATTCTTCCGGGCAAGGAAGGGCTTGTTCATATATCAAAGCTGGATTTTGGAAGAGTAAACAAGGTTGAAGACGTGGTAAATATCGGTGATGAAATACTCGTTAAAGTCACGGATATAGACAATCAAGGAAGGATAAACCTTTCAAGAAGAGATGCGCTTAAGGATAAGGAAAGGAAAGAAAAACAAGAAAAAGATAAGCAAAAAGGCTTTTAA
- the rpsO gene encoding 30S ribosomal protein S15 translates to MDKAQKQEIIDKYKLHDGDTGSPEVQIALLTERINHLTEHLKINIKDHHSRRGLLKMVGQRRGLLNYLKDKNIERYRAIIDKLDIRR, encoded by the coding sequence TTGGATAAGGCCCAAAAGCAAGAAATAATTGACAAGTACAAATTACATGATGGTGATACAGGCTCGCCGGAAGTGCAGATCGCATTATTGACAGAAAGGATCAACCATCTTACAGAGCATTTAAAGATCAATATAAAGGATCATCATTCAAGAAGAGGGCTGCTGAAAATGGTTGGACAGAGAAGAGGACTGCTTAATTACTTAAAAGATAAGAATATCGAAAGATATAGGGCAATTATTGATAAACTTGACATTAGAAGATAA